A region from the Linepithema humile isolate Giens D197 chromosome 1, Lhum_UNIL_v1.0, whole genome shotgun sequence genome encodes:
- the LOC105672035 gene encoding solute carrier family 53 member 1-like isoform X4, with amino-acid sequence MKFAEHLSAHITPEWRKQYINYEEMKALLYAAVEQAPSADASEAHVLESYFSKFDEKFFHYCDKELAKINTFYSEKLAEATRRFATLNNELSEILSVSEDVQSRKVRYRSHILHKKPISARKLQELKLAFSEFYLFLILLQNYQNLNFTGFRKILKKHDKLLNVDIGAKWRAEHVDTAIFHTRKDIDRLIAETEALVTRDLEHGDRQRAMKRLRVPPLGEHLSPWITFKVGLFSGAFVVLFAAVMLSAMRYKIKENWTVLCRIYRGPLLMIEFLFLMGINVYGWRSSGVNHVLIFELDPRNHLSEQHIIEMATILGLVWSVSILGFLYSDTLGVPPFVQPVLFYALLALFLFNPTKTLRHEARFWTLRVLGRVFCAPFFYVGFADFWLADQLNSLHTVFLDFQYFVCFYIQNSSWTDITDTETCIVRELSMRPIVVCLPAWFRFAQCLRRYRDTKEAFPHLLNAVKYATSFFVVIFSYLHLRNKKYYALSTENPYFYLWLTASVVSSCFTYTWDVKLDWGLFDNSAGENKFLREEIVYSSPYYYYFAMVEDFILRFGWAFSLSLTEMGYVHADLMVSIVAPLEVFSR; translated from the exons ATGAAATTCGCGGAGCATTTAAGTGCACATATCACACCAGAATGGAGGAAGCAGTATATCAACTACGAG GAAATGAAGGCTCTGCTGTACGCAGCAGTGGAGCAAGCTCCATCGGCAGATGCAAGTGAAGCGCATGTACTAGAAAGCTACTTCAGCAAGTTTGATGAAAAGTTTTTCCACTACTGTGATAAGGAACTGGCCAAAATAAATACCTTCTATTCTG AAAAGCTAGCAGAAGCCACACGCAGATTTGCCACACTTAATAATGAACTCAGCGAGATTCTATCAGTTTCCGAAGATGTTCAGAGTCGTAAAGTACGCTATCGCAGTCACATCCTCCACAAGAAGCCGATATCAGCGCGCAAACTGCAAGAGCTGAAATTGGCCTTCTCCGAATTCTATCTCTTCCTCATTCTGCTCCAAAACTACCAGAACCTAAATTTCACCGGATTCCGGAAAATCTTGAAGAAGCATGACAAA ctTCTGAATGTGGACATTGGTGCCAAATGGCGTGCAGAACACGTCGACACGGCGATTTTTCACACGCGTAAAGATATTGACAGACTCATCGCGGAGACTGAGGCTCTAGTCACTCGAGATCTGGAGCATGGCGACCGTCAACGTGCCATGAAACGGCTCAGGGTGCCGCCGCTCGGAGAACATCTCTCTCCATGGATTACGTTTAAAGTCGGCCTCTTCTCCGGCGCTTTTGTCGTGCTTTTCGCAGCCGTAATGCTGTCTG ctaTGCGGtacaagataaaagaaaattggacGGTACTCTGTCGAATTTATCGTGGACCACTTCTCATGATAGAATTCCTTTTTCTCATGGGAATTAACGTTTACGGCTGGAGATCTTCCGGCGTGAACCACGTGCTGATATTCGAGCTCGACCCACGCAATCATTTGTCGGAACAG CATATCATTGAGATGGCAACCATACTCGGTCTAGTCTGGTCCGTTTCTATTTTGGGCTTCCTGTATAGCGACACACTGGGTGTACCGCCGTTCGTTCAGCCA GTGCTATTCTATGCGCTGCTCGCACTATTCCTGTTCAATCCCACCAAGACGCTGCGACACGAGGCCAGATTTTGGACTCTACGTGTTCTGGGTCGCGTTTTCTGCGCGCCCTTTTTCTACGTGGGCTTCGCGGATTTCTGGCTTGCCGATCAACTCAATTCCCTTCACACGGTCTTCTtggattttcaatatttcgtcTGCTTCTATATTCAGAATTCCTCTTGGACCGACATCACGG acaCGGAAACCTGTATAGTGCGTGAACTGTCGATGAGACCGATCGTAGTGTGTTTGCCAGCTTGGTTTCGATTTGCGCAATGCCTGAGACGCTACCGGGACACCAAAGAAgcttttccacatttgttgaACGCGGTCAAATACGCGACGAGTTTCTTCGTGGTGATTTTCTCCTACTTACATTTAAGAAACAAAA AATATTACGCATTGTCCACTGAGAATCCCTACTTCTACTTGTGGCTGACAGCCAGTGTGGTGAGTTCTTGCTTCACGTATACGTGGGATGTGAAGTTGGATTGGGGCCTCTTCGACAACAGCGCAGGAGAAAATAAGTTTCTTAGGGAAGAGATAGTTTATTCGTCCCCT tattattattacttcgCCATGGTGgaggattttattttacgatttgGCTGGGCATTTTCTTTGTCCCTGACGGAGATGGGGTACGTTCACGCGGACCTTATGGTTTCCATAGTCGCCCCGCTGGAAGTCTTCAG TCGCTAG
- the LOC105672035 gene encoding solute carrier family 53 member 1-like isoform X3, with amino-acid sequence MKFAEHLSAHITPEWRKQYINYEEMKALLYAAVEQAPSADASEAHVLESYFSKFDEKFFHYCDKELAKINTFYSEKLAEATRRFATLNNELSEILSVSEDVQSRKVRYRSHILHKKPISARKLQELKLAFSEFYLFLILLQNYQNLNFTGFRKILKKHDKLLNVDIGAKWRAEHVDTAIFHTRKDIDRLIAETEALVTRDLEHGDRQRAMKRLRVPPLGEHLSPWITFKVGLFSGAFVVLFAAVMLSAMRYKIKENWTVLCRIYRGPLLMIEFLFLMGINVYGWRSSGVNHVLIFELDPRNHLSEQHIIEMATILGLVWSVSILGFLYSDTLGVPPFVQPVLFYALLALFLFNPTKTLRHEARFWTLRVLGRVFCAPFFYVGFADFWLADQLNSLHTVFLDFQYFVCFYIQNSSWTDITDTETCIVRELSMRPIVVCLPAWFRFAQCLRRYRDTKEAFPHLLNAVKYATSFFVVIFSYLHLRNKKYYALSTENPYFYLWLTASVVSSCFTYTWDVKLDWGLFDNSAGENKFLREEIVYSSPYYYYFAMVEDFILRFGWAFSLSLTEMGYVHADLMVSIVAPLEVFRRFTWNYFRLENEHLYNVGKFRAVRDISIGPVRRDEDDEDDLRNVIRLMDGVSCGTSSAWRTSI; translated from the exons ATGAAATTCGCGGAGCATTTAAGTGCACATATCACACCAGAATGGAGGAAGCAGTATATCAACTACGAG GAAATGAAGGCTCTGCTGTACGCAGCAGTGGAGCAAGCTCCATCGGCAGATGCAAGTGAAGCGCATGTACTAGAAAGCTACTTCAGCAAGTTTGATGAAAAGTTTTTCCACTACTGTGATAAGGAACTGGCCAAAATAAATACCTTCTATTCTG AAAAGCTAGCAGAAGCCACACGCAGATTTGCCACACTTAATAATGAACTCAGCGAGATTCTATCAGTTTCCGAAGATGTTCAGAGTCGTAAAGTACGCTATCGCAGTCACATCCTCCACAAGAAGCCGATATCAGCGCGCAAACTGCAAGAGCTGAAATTGGCCTTCTCCGAATTCTATCTCTTCCTCATTCTGCTCCAAAACTACCAGAACCTAAATTTCACCGGATTCCGGAAAATCTTGAAGAAGCATGACAAA ctTCTGAATGTGGACATTGGTGCCAAATGGCGTGCAGAACACGTCGACACGGCGATTTTTCACACGCGTAAAGATATTGACAGACTCATCGCGGAGACTGAGGCTCTAGTCACTCGAGATCTGGAGCATGGCGACCGTCAACGTGCCATGAAACGGCTCAGGGTGCCGCCGCTCGGAGAACATCTCTCTCCATGGATTACGTTTAAAGTCGGCCTCTTCTCCGGCGCTTTTGTCGTGCTTTTCGCAGCCGTAATGCTGTCTG ctaTGCGGtacaagataaaagaaaattggacGGTACTCTGTCGAATTTATCGTGGACCACTTCTCATGATAGAATTCCTTTTTCTCATGGGAATTAACGTTTACGGCTGGAGATCTTCCGGCGTGAACCACGTGCTGATATTCGAGCTCGACCCACGCAATCATTTGTCGGAACAG CATATCATTGAGATGGCAACCATACTCGGTCTAGTCTGGTCCGTTTCTATTTTGGGCTTCCTGTATAGCGACACACTGGGTGTACCGCCGTTCGTTCAGCCA GTGCTATTCTATGCGCTGCTCGCACTATTCCTGTTCAATCCCACCAAGACGCTGCGACACGAGGCCAGATTTTGGACTCTACGTGTTCTGGGTCGCGTTTTCTGCGCGCCCTTTTTCTACGTGGGCTTCGCGGATTTCTGGCTTGCCGATCAACTCAATTCCCTTCACACGGTCTTCTtggattttcaatatttcgtcTGCTTCTATATTCAGAATTCCTCTTGGACCGACATCACGG acaCGGAAACCTGTATAGTGCGTGAACTGTCGATGAGACCGATCGTAGTGTGTTTGCCAGCTTGGTTTCGATTTGCGCAATGCCTGAGACGCTACCGGGACACCAAAGAAgcttttccacatttgttgaACGCGGTCAAATACGCGACGAGTTTCTTCGTGGTGATTTTCTCCTACTTACATTTAAGAAACAAAA AATATTACGCATTGTCCACTGAGAATCCCTACTTCTACTTGTGGCTGACAGCCAGTGTGGTGAGTTCTTGCTTCACGTATACGTGGGATGTGAAGTTGGATTGGGGCCTCTTCGACAACAGCGCAGGAGAAAATAAGTTTCTTAGGGAAGAGATAGTTTATTCGTCCCCT tattattattacttcgCCATGGTGgaggattttattttacgatttgGCTGGGCATTTTCTTTGTCCCTGACGGAGATGGGGTACGTTCACGCGGACCTTATGGTTTCCATAGTCGCCCCGCTGGAAGTCTTCAG AAGGTTCACGTGGAATTACTTTCGGCTGGAGAACGAGCATCTATACAATGTAGGCAAGTTCCGGGCAGTGCGAGATATCTCCATAGGGCCCGTCAGGCGCGACGAGGACGATGAGGACGATCTCAGGAATGTGATTCGTCTGATGGACG GCGTTTCGTGTGGAACTTCTTCCGCTTGGAGAACGAGCATCTGA
- the LOC105672035 gene encoding solute carrier family 53 member 1-like isoform X1 yields the protein MKFAEHLSAHITPEWRKQYINYEEMKALLYAAVEQAPSADASEAHVLESYFSKFDEKFFHYCDKELAKINTFYSEKLAEATRRFATLNNELSEILSVSEDVQSRKVRYRSHILHKKPISARKLQELKLAFSEFYLFLILLQNYQNLNFTGFRKILKKHDKLLNVDIGAKWRAEHVDTAIFHTRKDIDRLIAETEALVTRDLEHGDRQRAMKRLRVPPLGEHLSPWITFKVGLFSGAFVVLFAAVMLSAMRYKIKENWTVLCRIYRGPLLMIEFLFLMGINVYGWRSSGVNHVLIFELDPRNHLSEQHIIEMATILGLVWSVSILGFLYSDTLGVPPFVQPVLFYALLALFLFNPTKTLRHEARFWTLRVLGRVFCAPFFYVGFADFWLADQLNSLHTVFLDFQYFVCFYIQNSSWTDITDTETCIVRELSMRPIVVCLPAWFRFAQCLRRYRDTKEAFPHLLNAVKYATSFFVVIFSYLHLRNKKYYALSTENPYFYLWLTASVVSSCFTYTWDVKLDWGLFDNSAGENKFLREEIVYSSPYYYYFAMVEDFILRFGWAFSLSLTEMGYVHADLMVSIVAPLEVFRRFVWNFFRLENEHLNNCGKFRAVRDISVAPVDCSDQTQILRMMDTSDGVINRRKKQKVDEKRKPIRLLLKGESLMDD from the exons ATGAAATTCGCGGAGCATTTAAGTGCACATATCACACCAGAATGGAGGAAGCAGTATATCAACTACGAG GAAATGAAGGCTCTGCTGTACGCAGCAGTGGAGCAAGCTCCATCGGCAGATGCAAGTGAAGCGCATGTACTAGAAAGCTACTTCAGCAAGTTTGATGAAAAGTTTTTCCACTACTGTGATAAGGAACTGGCCAAAATAAATACCTTCTATTCTG AAAAGCTAGCAGAAGCCACACGCAGATTTGCCACACTTAATAATGAACTCAGCGAGATTCTATCAGTTTCCGAAGATGTTCAGAGTCGTAAAGTACGCTATCGCAGTCACATCCTCCACAAGAAGCCGATATCAGCGCGCAAACTGCAAGAGCTGAAATTGGCCTTCTCCGAATTCTATCTCTTCCTCATTCTGCTCCAAAACTACCAGAACCTAAATTTCACCGGATTCCGGAAAATCTTGAAGAAGCATGACAAA ctTCTGAATGTGGACATTGGTGCCAAATGGCGTGCAGAACACGTCGACACGGCGATTTTTCACACGCGTAAAGATATTGACAGACTCATCGCGGAGACTGAGGCTCTAGTCACTCGAGATCTGGAGCATGGCGACCGTCAACGTGCCATGAAACGGCTCAGGGTGCCGCCGCTCGGAGAACATCTCTCTCCATGGATTACGTTTAAAGTCGGCCTCTTCTCCGGCGCTTTTGTCGTGCTTTTCGCAGCCGTAATGCTGTCTG ctaTGCGGtacaagataaaagaaaattggacGGTACTCTGTCGAATTTATCGTGGACCACTTCTCATGATAGAATTCCTTTTTCTCATGGGAATTAACGTTTACGGCTGGAGATCTTCCGGCGTGAACCACGTGCTGATATTCGAGCTCGACCCACGCAATCATTTGTCGGAACAG CATATCATTGAGATGGCAACCATACTCGGTCTAGTCTGGTCCGTTTCTATTTTGGGCTTCCTGTATAGCGACACACTGGGTGTACCGCCGTTCGTTCAGCCA GTGCTATTCTATGCGCTGCTCGCACTATTCCTGTTCAATCCCACCAAGACGCTGCGACACGAGGCCAGATTTTGGACTCTACGTGTTCTGGGTCGCGTTTTCTGCGCGCCCTTTTTCTACGTGGGCTTCGCGGATTTCTGGCTTGCCGATCAACTCAATTCCCTTCACACGGTCTTCTtggattttcaatatttcgtcTGCTTCTATATTCAGAATTCCTCTTGGACCGACATCACGG acaCGGAAACCTGTATAGTGCGTGAACTGTCGATGAGACCGATCGTAGTGTGTTTGCCAGCTTGGTTTCGATTTGCGCAATGCCTGAGACGCTACCGGGACACCAAAGAAgcttttccacatttgttgaACGCGGTCAAATACGCGACGAGTTTCTTCGTGGTGATTTTCTCCTACTTACATTTAAGAAACAAAA AATATTACGCATTGTCCACTGAGAATCCCTACTTCTACTTGTGGCTGACAGCCAGTGTGGTGAGTTCTTGCTTCACGTATACGTGGGATGTGAAGTTGGATTGGGGCCTCTTCGACAACAGCGCAGGAGAAAATAAGTTTCTTAGGGAAGAGATAGTTTATTCGTCCCCT tattattattacttcgCCATGGTGgaggattttattttacgatttgGCTGGGCATTTTCTTTGTCCCTGACGGAGATGGGGTACGTTCACGCGGACCTTATGGTTTCCATAGTCGCCCCGCTGGAAGTCTTCAG GCGTTTCGTGTGGAACTTCTTCCGCTTGGAGAACGAGCATCTGAACAATTGCGGAAAGTTTCGGGCGGTACGGGATATCTCAGTCGCCCCGGTCGACTGCTCGGATCAGACGCAGATACTGCGAATGATGGACACTTCTGACGGCGTGATAAATCGCAGGAAGAAGCAGAAGGTCGACGAGAAGCGCAAGCCGATCCGGTTGCTCTTGAAGGGCGAATCTCTGATGGATGATTAA
- the LOC105672035 gene encoding solute carrier family 53 member 1-like isoform X2: MKFAEHLSAHITPEWRKQYINYEEMKALLYAAVEQAPSADASEAHVLESYFSKFDEKFFHYCDKELAKINTFYSEKLAEATRRFATLNNELSEILSVSEDVQSRKVRYRSHILHKKPISARKLQELKLAFSEFYLFLILLQNYQNLNFTGFRKILKKHDKLLNVDIGAKWRAEHVDTAIFHTRKDIDRLIAETEALVTRDLEHGDRQRAMKRLRVPPLGEHLSPWITFKVGLFSGAFVVLFAAVMLSAMRYKIKENWTVLCRIYRGPLLMIEFLFLMGINVYGWRSSGVNHVLIFELDPRNHLSEQHIIEMATILGLVWSVSILGFLYSDTLGVPPFVQPVLFYALLALFLFNPTKTLRHEARFWTLRVLGRVFCAPFFYVGFADFWLADQLNSLHTVFLDFQYFVCFYIQNSSWTDITDTETCIVRELSMRPIVVCLPAWFRFAQCLRRYRDTKEAFPHLLNAVKYATSFFVVIFSYLHLRNKKYYALSTENPYFYLWLTASVVSSCFTYTWDVKLDWGLFDNSAGENKFLREEIVYSSPYYYYFAMVEDFILRFGWAFSLSLTEMGYVHADLMVSIVAPLEVFRRFTWNYFRLENEHLYNVGKFRAVRDISIGPVRRDEDDEDDLRNVIRLMDGEDNDDEDDEDNDGGLEGSHDRNV; this comes from the exons ATGAAATTCGCGGAGCATTTAAGTGCACATATCACACCAGAATGGAGGAAGCAGTATATCAACTACGAG GAAATGAAGGCTCTGCTGTACGCAGCAGTGGAGCAAGCTCCATCGGCAGATGCAAGTGAAGCGCATGTACTAGAAAGCTACTTCAGCAAGTTTGATGAAAAGTTTTTCCACTACTGTGATAAGGAACTGGCCAAAATAAATACCTTCTATTCTG AAAAGCTAGCAGAAGCCACACGCAGATTTGCCACACTTAATAATGAACTCAGCGAGATTCTATCAGTTTCCGAAGATGTTCAGAGTCGTAAAGTACGCTATCGCAGTCACATCCTCCACAAGAAGCCGATATCAGCGCGCAAACTGCAAGAGCTGAAATTGGCCTTCTCCGAATTCTATCTCTTCCTCATTCTGCTCCAAAACTACCAGAACCTAAATTTCACCGGATTCCGGAAAATCTTGAAGAAGCATGACAAA ctTCTGAATGTGGACATTGGTGCCAAATGGCGTGCAGAACACGTCGACACGGCGATTTTTCACACGCGTAAAGATATTGACAGACTCATCGCGGAGACTGAGGCTCTAGTCACTCGAGATCTGGAGCATGGCGACCGTCAACGTGCCATGAAACGGCTCAGGGTGCCGCCGCTCGGAGAACATCTCTCTCCATGGATTACGTTTAAAGTCGGCCTCTTCTCCGGCGCTTTTGTCGTGCTTTTCGCAGCCGTAATGCTGTCTG ctaTGCGGtacaagataaaagaaaattggacGGTACTCTGTCGAATTTATCGTGGACCACTTCTCATGATAGAATTCCTTTTTCTCATGGGAATTAACGTTTACGGCTGGAGATCTTCCGGCGTGAACCACGTGCTGATATTCGAGCTCGACCCACGCAATCATTTGTCGGAACAG CATATCATTGAGATGGCAACCATACTCGGTCTAGTCTGGTCCGTTTCTATTTTGGGCTTCCTGTATAGCGACACACTGGGTGTACCGCCGTTCGTTCAGCCA GTGCTATTCTATGCGCTGCTCGCACTATTCCTGTTCAATCCCACCAAGACGCTGCGACACGAGGCCAGATTTTGGACTCTACGTGTTCTGGGTCGCGTTTTCTGCGCGCCCTTTTTCTACGTGGGCTTCGCGGATTTCTGGCTTGCCGATCAACTCAATTCCCTTCACACGGTCTTCTtggattttcaatatttcgtcTGCTTCTATATTCAGAATTCCTCTTGGACCGACATCACGG acaCGGAAACCTGTATAGTGCGTGAACTGTCGATGAGACCGATCGTAGTGTGTTTGCCAGCTTGGTTTCGATTTGCGCAATGCCTGAGACGCTACCGGGACACCAAAGAAgcttttccacatttgttgaACGCGGTCAAATACGCGACGAGTTTCTTCGTGGTGATTTTCTCCTACTTACATTTAAGAAACAAAA AATATTACGCATTGTCCACTGAGAATCCCTACTTCTACTTGTGGCTGACAGCCAGTGTGGTGAGTTCTTGCTTCACGTATACGTGGGATGTGAAGTTGGATTGGGGCCTCTTCGACAACAGCGCAGGAGAAAATAAGTTTCTTAGGGAAGAGATAGTTTATTCGTCCCCT tattattattacttcgCCATGGTGgaggattttattttacgatttgGCTGGGCATTTTCTTTGTCCCTGACGGAGATGGGGTACGTTCACGCGGACCTTATGGTTTCCATAGTCGCCCCGCTGGAAGTCTTCAG AAGGTTCACGTGGAATTACTTTCGGCTGGAGAACGAGCATCTATACAATGTAGGCAAGTTCCGGGCAGTGCGAGATATCTCCATAGGGCCCGTCAGGCGCGACGAGGACGATGAGGACGATCTCAGGAATGTGATTCGTCTGATGGACGGTGAggacaacgacgacgaagacgatGAAGACAATGACGGCGGATTAGAGGGGTCCCATGACCGCAATGTTTGA
- the LOC105672037 gene encoding ribosome assembly protein METTL17, mitochondrial codes for MVKLIVPRVHCARFTRCFSAKSKPVLNDTAFDSSNDEIKYRHHPGIIKPKTPEFPNWALKEIQIILKEKQIKSKEIKESAKNLICHLNGRLLPLEQSKLSAKLQKVEERLNANNNGEKISIKDIDFSKNRIARNILKQNVYNWQPITFDKLTCLTYLVGRSVQNYTVLYKILNEIKVRDKDFRPKTLFDFGSGTGTVMWAASEIWPDSLKEYLCVDVSESMIELSERLAKAATPKIKNIFYRQYFPMSVNPHDIVVSAHSLFELPNVNTRLETILDLWKKTENYLIIVEQGTNAGFKLVNEARDFILKYVNSKNRRDTQFAHVFAPCPHDLKCPRFATDDTPCNFSVLYHPLRIMDNSNHKSELYSYVVLKKSKRPEDDEQWPRIVRSVLNRSQHTICRMCVASGELKEDIFTKYKNGKHIYRTARCSEWGDRLPLRYDQQQESLGNDTINVETTNETTTVE; via the exons ATGGTGAAGCTAATTGTACCAAGAGTGCATTGTGCAAGGTTTACACGATGT TTTTCAGCCAAATCAAAGCCTGTACTTAATGATACAGCATTTGATTCGTCtaatgatgaaataaaatatagacatCATCCGGGCATCATCAAACCTAAAACTCCAGAGTTTCCAAATTGGgcattaaaagaaatacaaattattttgaaag aaaaacagataaaatcaaaagaaattaaagaaagtgCAAAGAACTTAATCTGCCACTTGAATGGCCGTCTTCTACCATTAGAGCAATCTAAACTTTCAGCAAAGTTACAAAAAGTAGAAGAACGTTTAAATGCTAATAACAATGGAGAGAAGATATCGATTAAAGACATAGATTTCAGTAAGAACAGAATAGCTAGGAATATTTTGAAGCAAAACGTTTATAACTGGCAACCGATAACTTTCGATAAGCTCACTTGTCTCACATACCTGGTTGGCAGAAGTGTACAGAATTAcacagttttatataaaattctaaatgaGATCAAAGTACGCGACAAAGATTTCAGGCCCAAAACATTGTTCGACTTTGGCTCTGGCACTGGTACAGTCATGTG GGCAGCGTCCGAAATCTGGCCGGATTCGCTGAAGGAATATCTTTGTGTCGACGTATCGGAATCAATGATTGAACTGTCAGAAAGATTAGCGAAAGCTGCTACacctaaaattaaaaacattttctatcGTCAATATTTTCCCATGTCTgtaaat CCTCATGATATCGTGGTGAGCGCGCATTCTTTATTCGAATTGCCGAATGTGAATACGCGTCTCGAAACGATATTAGATCTTTggaaaaaaactgaaaactACCTGATCATTGTAGAGCAAGGAACAAATGCGGGTTTTAAG CTAGTGAATGAAGCGCGAGATTTCATCCTCAAGTATGTGAATTCGAAAAATAGACGGGACACGCAATTCGCTCACGTTTTTGCACCT TGTCCGCACGATTTGAAGTGTCCGAGATTCGCCACAGACGATACTCCGTGCAATTTCAGTGTTCTGTATCATCCATTGCGAATTATGGACAATTCTAATCACAAGTCCGAACTCTACTCATATGTCGTCTTGAAGAAAA GCAAACGTCCTGAGGACGACGAACAGTGGCCGCGGATCGTGCGATCAGTATTGAATCGTTCCCAACACACGATTTGTCGCATGTGCGTCGCCAGCGGCGAGCTGAAGGAGGACATCttcacaaaatataagaatgGAAA GCATATCTATCGCACCGCGAGATGCAGCGAATGGGGTGACAGATTACCTTTGCGCTATGATCAGCAGCAGGAAAGCCTAGGAAATGACACAATTAATGTAGAAACAACTAATGAAACAACTACTGTAGAATAA